A genome region from Pseudomonas sp. S06B 330 includes the following:
- the hemB gene encoding porphobilinogen synthase — MSFTPANRLFPATRLRRNRRDDFSRRLVRENVLTVDDLILPVFVLDGENRREEVASMPGVERLSIDLLLEAAQEWVNLGIPALALFPVTPTEKKSLDGAQAWNPDGIAQRATRALRERFPELGVITDVALDPFTTHGQDGILDEEGYVQNDITVDALVRQALSHAEAGAQVVAPSDMMDGRIQAIREALELAGHVNVRIMAYSAKYASAYYGPFRDAVGSALNLGKANKASYQMDPANSQEALHEVAADLAEGADMVMVKPGMPYLDILYRVKDEFKVPTFVYQVSGEYAMHMAAIQNGWLSEGVILESLTAFKRAGADGILTYFAVRAAQLMRGQ; from the coding sequence GTGAGCTTTACCCCCGCTAACCGTTTGTTTCCTGCCACCCGTCTGCGTCGCAACCGTCGTGACGATTTTTCCCGTCGTCTGGTGCGTGAAAACGTTCTGACTGTCGATGATCTGATCCTGCCGGTATTTGTGCTCGATGGCGAAAATCGCCGTGAAGAAGTCGCCTCGATGCCAGGCGTCGAGCGTCTGAGCATCGACTTGCTGCTGGAAGCTGCGCAAGAGTGGGTGAACCTGGGTATTCCAGCCCTGGCTTTGTTCCCGGTGACACCAACCGAGAAAAAATCCCTGGATGGCGCGCAAGCCTGGAACCCGGACGGCATCGCCCAGCGCGCCACACGCGCCCTGCGTGAGCGTTTCCCGGAGCTTGGGGTGATCACCGACGTTGCCCTCGACCCATTCACCACCCACGGCCAGGACGGTATCCTCGACGAGGAAGGCTACGTACAGAACGACATCACCGTCGACGCCCTGGTGCGTCAGGCGTTGTCCCATGCTGAAGCCGGTGCTCAGGTCGTCGCCCCTTCGGACATGATGGACGGTCGTATCCAGGCCATTCGTGAAGCACTGGAGCTGGCGGGGCACGTCAACGTGCGTATCATGGCCTATTCGGCCAAGTACGCCAGTGCCTACTATGGCCCGTTCCGCGATGCGGTTGGCTCGGCCCTGAACCTGGGTAAGGCCAACAAAGCCTCGTACCAGATGGACCCGGCCAATAGCCAGGAAGCCCTGCATGAAGTGGCTGCGGACCTGGCCGAAGGTGCTGACATGGTCATGGTCAAGCCAGGTATGCCGTATCTGGATATCCTTTATCGGGTCAAGGATGAATTCAAGGTCCCGACCTTTGTCTATCAAGTCAGTGGCGAATACGCCATGCACATGGCCGCGATCCAGAACGGCTGGCTGAGTGAGGGAGTGATCCTGGAATCCCTCACCGCCTTCAAACGGGCAGGAGCTGATGGCATCCTGACCTATTTCGCTGTTCGCGCTGCTCAATTGATGAGAGGGCAGTAA
- a CDS encoding DedA family protein, whose protein sequence is MLQQFLQDFGYFALFLGTFFEGETILVLAGFLAFRGYMDINLVVLVAFFGSYAGDQLWYFMGRKHGRKLLARKPRWQMMGDRALEHIRRHPDIWVLSFRFVYGLRTVMPVAIGLSGYPPRRYLLLNGIGAAVWALALGTAAYHFGAILEGMLGNVKKYELWVLGGLLAFGGCLWLRRRFKAARVAREEAAAIQAEHAEQGVAKQRDPDQGSDRP, encoded by the coding sequence ATGCTCCAACAATTCCTTCAGGATTTCGGCTACTTTGCCCTTTTTCTCGGCACGTTTTTCGAAGGTGAGACCATCTTGGTTCTCGCCGGCTTCCTTGCGTTCCGCGGATACATGGATATCAACCTGGTGGTCCTGGTGGCCTTCTTCGGCAGCTATGCCGGCGACCAGCTGTGGTACTTCATGGGGCGCAAGCACGGGCGCAAGTTGCTGGCACGCAAACCACGCTGGCAGATGATGGGCGATCGCGCGCTGGAGCACATTCGCCGCCATCCGGACATCTGGGTGCTGAGTTTTCGCTTCGTCTACGGTCTGCGCACGGTCATGCCGGTCGCAATCGGCCTGTCCGGCTATCCGCCACGCCGCTATCTGCTGCTCAACGGCATCGGTGCGGCGGTCTGGGCCCTTGCCCTAGGCACCGCCGCCTATCACTTTGGTGCCATTCTCGAAGGCATGCTCGGCAACGTGAAGAAGTACGAGCTATGGGTGCTCGGTGGCCTGCTGGCCTTCGGTGGTTGCCTGTGGCTGCGTCGTCGCTTCAAGGCGGCGCGGGTCGCCCGCGAAGAAGCGGCTGCCATACAGGCCGAACACGCTGAGCAGGGTGTAGCCAAACAACGCGACCCAGACCAAGGCAGTGATCGGCCATAA
- the elbB gene encoding isoprenoid biosynthesis glyoxalase ElbB has translation MTQKKVAVILSGCGVYDGAEIHESVITLLRLDQRGAKVQCFAPNIAQRHVVNHLTGEEMPESRNVLVESARIARGDIKDLHEADANDFDALIVPGGFGAAKNLSNFAVEGTGCTVNPDVLALTEAFAEAGKPVGLICISPALAAKIYGPGVVCTIGNDADTSAAIVKMGGTHEECDVHDIVEDTQRKLVSTPAYMLAKSISEAASGINKLVDRVLELTHESDK, from the coding sequence ATGACCCAAAAAAAAGTTGCAGTGATTCTTTCCGGCTGTGGCGTCTATGACGGCGCCGAAATCCACGAAAGCGTAATTACACTGCTGCGCCTCGATCAGCGCGGCGCCAAGGTACAGTGCTTTGCGCCGAACATTGCGCAAAGGCATGTCGTCAACCACCTGACGGGCGAAGAGATGCCCGAATCGCGCAACGTCCTGGTGGAGTCGGCACGTATCGCCCGCGGAGACATCAAGGACCTGCATGAAGCGGACGCCAACGATTTCGATGCGCTGATCGTTCCAGGAGGGTTTGGTGCGGCGAAGAACCTCTCCAACTTTGCCGTTGAAGGCACTGGCTGCACCGTTAACCCAGATGTACTGGCCTTGACCGAAGCGTTTGCCGAAGCCGGCAAGCCCGTGGGCCTGATCTGCATCTCGCCAGCGTTGGCGGCGAAGATCTACGGCCCCGGCGTGGTCTGCACCATCGGCAACGACGCTGATACCAGCGCCGCCATCGTCAAGATGGGTGGCACCCATGAAGAATGTGATGTCCATGACATCGTCGAAGATACCCAGCGCAAGCTGGTCAGCACGCCGGCCTATATGTTGGCTAAGTCAATCAGCGAAGCGGCGAGCGGCATCAACAAGCTGGTTGATCGGGTACTGGAACTGACTCACGAAAGCGACAAGTAA
- a CDS encoding YaiI/YqxD family protein → MRIWIDADACPKAAKDQVIKFALKRQLEVVLVAGQSQIKPAFACVKLIVVPSGPDAADDYLVEHAVPGELVICSDVPLADRLVKNGVACLDPRGREFDERNMGERLAVRNLFTDLREQGQVGGGQAPYGDREKQAFANSLDRILTRLARQFPR, encoded by the coding sequence ATGCGTATCTGGATCGACGCCGATGCCTGCCCTAAGGCGGCCAAGGATCAGGTGATTAAATTTGCCCTCAAGCGTCAGCTGGAAGTGGTGCTGGTTGCAGGGCAGAGCCAGATCAAGCCGGCATTCGCCTGCGTGAAATTGATCGTCGTGCCCAGTGGGCCGGATGCCGCCGACGATTACCTGGTTGAGCATGCCGTGCCGGGCGAGTTGGTGATCTGCAGCGATGTGCCGTTGGCCGACCGGTTGGTCAAAAACGGTGTTGCCTGCCTCGATCCGCGCGGGCGAGAGTTTGACGAGCGCAACATGGGCGAACGCCTGGCGGTGCGCAACTTGTTCACCGACCTGCGCGAGCAGGGGCAGGTCGGTGGTGGGCAAGCACCCTATGGCGATCGCGAGAAACAGGCATTCGCGAACTCCCTGGACCGCATTCTGACGCGGCTGGCGCGTCAGTTTCCGCGTTGA
- a CDS encoding cytochrome c/FTR1 family iron permease — MILRSRVFAWLLWPLLALSSTVLLAEPGDDAAKALHLLDYIGADYPATVEAGKVVDDGEYREQLEFTDVLQGLISGLPAHTERQALEQGVVSLRQAINQRQDGASVARQARQLGAQLAVAYEVSQAPVITPDAVRGAPLYAQHCSVCHGDSGAGDGPAGVGLEPPPANLRSSERLARLSLFDLYNTLGQGIEGTDMPSFADQLDERQRWDLATYVASFTADPGKAKGDTRYNLADLARQTPLEVETAQGPEAAAQFRAQRAQPPQVQRGPAQLLDYTATTLDKSLTAYQAGDHEQAYDLSVAAYLEGFELVESSLDNVDANVRKDTEKSLMAYRQSLQDGLPLEQVSQRLDAAKAKLKEAAQLLGGDSLSWSLSYISGLLILLREGLEAILVLAAILAFLRNTGQQSAVRSVNIGWALALVAGFATWALAAYVIDVGGAQRELLEGCTALFASVMVLWLGVWMHDRRHAAAWQNYIKSSLVSGGGRFGFALLAFFSVYRELFEVILFYETLWLQAGPAGHQAVLAGGATALVLLVGLAWVILRGSAKLPLSLFFSINAALLCALSVVFAGHGVKALQEAGVFGTRPVPFFEFDWLGIHADAYSLAAQAVALVAICVLYGRSYLGQRRRVSAN, encoded by the coding sequence ATGATTCTCCGTTCCCGCGTGTTCGCCTGGCTACTCTGGCCGCTGCTGGCGCTGAGCAGTACTGTGCTGCTGGCCGAACCTGGCGATGACGCCGCCAAAGCCTTACACCTACTCGACTACATCGGTGCCGATTATCCGGCGACGGTCGAGGCGGGCAAGGTGGTGGATGACGGCGAGTACCGCGAGCAGTTGGAGTTCACCGACGTCCTGCAAGGCCTGATCAGTGGATTGCCGGCCCACACTGAGCGTCAAGCGCTGGAGCAGGGCGTGGTGAGCTTGCGCCAGGCGATCAATCAGCGCCAGGACGGTGCCAGCGTCGCCCGTCAGGCTCGACAGCTGGGTGCACAACTGGCGGTGGCTTATGAAGTCAGTCAGGCGCCGGTAATCACTCCCGATGCTGTTCGTGGTGCGCCGCTGTATGCCCAGCATTGCTCGGTCTGTCATGGCGACAGTGGTGCTGGCGATGGTCCGGCGGGTGTCGGTCTTGAGCCGCCACCGGCCAACTTGCGCAGCAGCGAACGCCTCGCTCGGCTGAGTTTGTTCGACCTCTACAACACCTTGGGGCAAGGCATCGAGGGCACGGACATGCCTTCCTTCGCCGACCAGCTCGACGAGCGCCAGCGCTGGGACCTGGCCACTTATGTCGCCAGCTTCACCGCGGATCCAGGCAAGGCTAAAGGCGACACCCGCTATAACCTCGCTGACCTGGCGCGTCAGACCCCGTTGGAAGTTGAAACGGCGCAAGGGCCAGAGGCAGCAGCGCAGTTCCGCGCCCAACGTGCCCAGCCTCCGCAGGTTCAGCGTGGGCCGGCACAGTTGCTCGACTACACCGCCACGACCTTGGACAAGAGCCTGACAGCCTATCAGGCGGGCGATCATGAACAGGCCTATGACTTGTCGGTTGCAGCCTACCTGGAAGGTTTTGAGCTGGTCGAAAGCTCGCTGGATAATGTCGATGCCAATGTGCGCAAGGACACGGAAAAATCGCTGATGGCGTACCGGCAGTCCCTACAGGACGGCTTGCCGCTTGAGCAAGTGAGTCAGCGTCTGGACGCCGCCAAGGCCAAGCTTAAGGAGGCTGCGCAATTGCTTGGCGGCGATAGCCTGAGCTGGTCATTGAGCTACATTTCTGGCCTGCTGATTCTACTGCGCGAAGGCCTGGAGGCGATCCTGGTGTTGGCGGCGATTCTTGCCTTCCTGCGCAACACTGGTCAGCAGTCGGCGGTGCGTAGCGTCAACATCGGCTGGGCGCTGGCATTGGTGGCTGGTTTTGCCACCTGGGCGCTGGCGGCCTATGTCATCGACGTCGGTGGTGCACAGCGTGAACTGCTTGAAGGCTGCACGGCGTTGTTCGCCAGTGTCATGGTGCTGTGGCTGGGCGTGTGGATGCACGATCGGCGGCACGCTGCTGCCTGGCAGAACTACATCAAGAGCAGCTTGGTCAGCGGTGGTGGGCGCTTCGGCTTTGCCTTGCTGGCGTTTTTCTCGGTATACCGTGAGCTGTTCGAGGTGATTCTGTTCTACGAAACCCTGTGGTTGCAGGCCGGGCCCGCCGGGCACCAGGCGGTGCTCGCCGGTGGTGCCACGGCATTGGTGCTGTTGGTGGGGCTGGCTTGGGTGATTCTGCGCGGTTCGGCGAAGCTGCCGCTGTCGTTGTTCTTCAGTATCAACGCGGCACTGCTATGTGCTTTGTCGGTGGTGTTTGCCGGTCATGGCGTCAAAGCCTTGCAGGAAGCCGGAGTGTTCGGTACGCGACCAGTGCCGTTCTTCGAGTTCGACTGGTTGGGTATTCACGCCGATGCCTATTCGTTGGCTGCGCAGGCTGTGGCATTGGTGGCGATCTGTGTGCTGTACGGGCGTAGTTACCTGGGGCAAAGGCGTCGCGTCTCCGCCAACTGA
- a CDS encoding LysE family transporter yields MSLETWLAFFAACWVISLSPGAGAIASMSCGLQYGFWRGYWNALGLQLGLVLQIAIIAAGVGAVLAASATAFQIIKWFGVAYLVYLAVKQWRALPADLSDDSAVRPIGKPLSLVFRGFLVNVSNPKALIFMLAVLPQFINPQAPLLPQYLIITATMVSVDLLVMAGYTGLAARVLRLLRTPKQQRRMNRTFAGLFLGAATLLATIRRAPV; encoded by the coding sequence ATGTCGTTGGAAACGTGGTTGGCATTTTTTGCCGCTTGTTGGGTAATCAGCCTGTCGCCGGGCGCCGGGGCCATTGCCTCGATGTCTTGTGGCCTGCAGTACGGCTTCTGGCGTGGTTACTGGAACGCCCTGGGCTTGCAACTGGGCCTGGTGCTGCAAATTGCGATCATTGCCGCAGGCGTCGGTGCAGTGCTGGCAGCGTCCGCGACAGCATTCCAGATCATCAAGTGGTTTGGCGTTGCCTATCTGGTCTACCTGGCGGTCAAACAGTGGCGCGCGTTGCCTGCGGACCTCAGCGACGACTCTGCTGTGCGGCCCATCGGTAAACCGCTGAGCCTGGTGTTCCGCGGTTTTCTGGTCAACGTTAGCAACCCCAAGGCGCTGATCTTCATGCTGGCGGTGCTGCCGCAGTTCATCAACCCGCAGGCTCCTCTGCTGCCTCAATACCTGATCATTACCGCAACCATGGTCAGCGTTGACCTGTTGGTCATGGCCGGCTACACCGGGCTCGCGGCGCGTGTCCTGCGTTTGCTGCGCACGCCCAAGCAGCAGCGGCGGATGAACCGGACCTTTGCCGGGTTGTTCCTTGGCGCTGCGACCTTGCTGGCAACCATTCGCCGTGCACCGGTGTAA